Proteins from a genomic interval of Trifolium pratense cultivar HEN17-A07 linkage group LG6, ARS_RC_1.1, whole genome shotgun sequence:
- the LOC123890249 gene encoding probable indole-3-pyruvate monooxygenase YUCCA10: MPEAPVIIIGAGTSGIATAACLTKKSIPYIILERENCFASLWQKYTYDRVHLHLRKQLCELPHFPFPPSYPHYVPKKQFIDYLDNYVKNFNISPLYNRAVELAEYLDDDDDDEKWKVKAKNKDSGEVEDYYGKFLVVASGETAEPRVPEVQGLEGFKGRVIHSTGYKNGIDFKDQHVLVVGSGNSGMEIALDLANFGAKPSIIVRSPVHFLSKDMMYYAGVLLNYLSLSTVEKLVVIVSRIVYGDLSKYGIPFPSEGPFTMKMKYGKFPVIDLGTVKKIKSGEIQVLPAEIESIKGNQMLFRDGKSYPFDSIIFCTGFKRSTQKWLKGGDDLLNEDGFAKGGLWKGKNGLYCVGLSRRGFYGANLEAQNVANDIASLVGSST, from the exons ATGCCGGAAGCACCGGTGATCATCATCGGAGCTGGAACTTCCGGCATAGCCACCGCAGCTTGTTTAACCAAAAAATCCATACCATACATAATTCTCGAAAGAGAAAACTGTTTTGCATCTCTATGGCAAAAATACACATACGATCGTGTTCATCTTCACCTAAGAAAACAACTTTGTGAATTACCACACTTTCCATTTCCACCTTCTTATCCTCACTATGTGCCCAAAAAACAGTTCATAGATTATTTAGACAATTATGTCAAAAACTTCAACATTAGTCCTTTGTATAACAGAGCTGTTGAGTTAGCAGAGTatcttgatgatgatgatgatgatgagaaatGGAAAGTTAAAGCTAAGAATAAAGATTCTGGTGAAGTTGAGGATTATTATGGAAAGTTCTTGGTTGTTGCTAGTGGCGAAACCGCTGAACCTCGTGTACCCGAGGTTCAAGGGTTAGAAGGGTTTAAAGGGAGAGTGATTCATTCAACTGGTTATAAAAATGGGATAGATTTTAAAGATCAACATGTTCTTGTTGTTGGTTCTGGTAATTCTGGTATGGAAATTGCTTTAGATTTGGCTAATTTTGGTGCTAAACCTTCAATTATTGTCAGAAGTCCG GTTCATTTTCTTTCTAAGGATATGATGTACTATGCTGGGGTTTTATTGAACTATCTGTCACTAAGTACAGTGGAGAAACTGGTGGTGATAGTTAGCAGGATTGTGTACGGGGATCTGAGCAAATATGGTATACCCTTTCCTAGTGAGGGACCTTTCACCATGAAGATGAAGTATGGAAAGTTTCCAGTAATTGATCTGGGAACTGTTAAGAAAATCAAATCTGGAGAGATACAG GTGTTGCCGGCTGAAATAGAGAGCATAAAAGGTAACCAAATGTTGTTCCGTGATGGAAAATCCTATCCATTTGACTCCATTATTTTCTGCACAGGCTTCAAGAGATCAACTCAAAAATGGCTTAAG GGAGGTGATGATCTTTTGAATGAGGATGGTTTTGCAAAGGGTGGTTTATGGAAGGGTAAGAATGGTTTGTACTGCGTTGGATTGTCAAGGAGGGGATTTTATGGAGCTAATCTCGAGGCTCAAAATGTAGCAAATGATATTGCCTCCTTGGTTGGTTCCTCAACATGA